AGGACATCGCGACAGGTCCCCGGCGGGAGCGTCGACTCCGCGATCACCAGGTCGCCGGGGCCGAGCCCGGCCGCGATGTCGTCGGCGACCGACTCGACGGTGGTCAAGTCCGGCTCGTTCTCGTCGTCCAGCAGCGTCGGGACGATGACAACGTGAATTTGCGCCGCCTCGGCCGCCGTCTCGCCGTCGGTCGTCACCTCGAGCCGGCCAGCGTCGACCTGGTCGGCGACGAGGTCGTCGAGGCCAGGCTCGCCGACGACGTGGCTCTGGCCGTCGCTAATCGTCTCGACGACGGCGGGGTCGACGTCGACGCCGGTCACGTTGCCCGTCGTCTCCGCGTACACCGCCGCCAGCGGGAGCCCCATCTTGCCGAGCCCGTAGACCGCGACCGGTATCTCGCCGCTCGTCAGCCGATCGCGCTGTCGATCCATGGACTGACTCGAACCGTAGAGCCCCCAGTCACCCGAGCGTCGGGGCCACCGGTTTCATCGGCCGTCTCGGTGTCGATCGAACGCTCCGCCATCAGACCTCGACCTCCCGCTCCTGTGGCGGTTCGTCGTCCGTTTCCTCCGACGGCCCCGTTGCGAGCCGATCGATCAACTGGACCGTCTCGAGGGCCGCGATCCCGTCTTCGGCGGTGACTTCCGGCTCCGCCCCGGTTCGAACGGCCTCAACGAACGACTCGAGTTCGTTGCGGAGCGGTTCACCGCTGTCGACACGGGGCCGCTCGACGACGCTCTCGTGGCGGTATCGGGACTGGCCATCGTCTGTGAGATACTCGGGATAGGAATCGCGGTGGATCAATACCGACTGCTCGAGGTAGTCGACCTCGACGAGACACTCTCGAGCGGTGACGGTGAGCTTTCGCACTTTCTTCTGGGTGACGCGGCTCGCCGTCACCGTCGCGATCGCGTCGTCGTACTCGATCGTCGCGGTCGCGTACCGGCCGTCGTTGACCCCCATCGCAGCGACCGAGTGGGGTCGGTCGTCAAGCAGCGAGCCGACGATGTCGACGTCGTGGACCATTAGGTCAAAGATGACGTTGCCCGGCGCCGTCCGATCGATCGGCGGGCCGAGCCGCTCGGCCTCGACGCTGATCACGTCGAGATCGTCGATCAGCTCTTCGACGGTCTGTACCGCCGGGTTGAACCGCTCGATGTGGCCGACCTGCAAAACAAGCCCTGCCTCGCGGGCCTGCTCGGCCAGCGTGTAGCCCTGCTCGACGGTCTTCGAAATCGGCTTCTCGACCAGCACGTGGACGCCCGCCTCGAGACAGGTCGAGACCGTCTCGTAGTGGGCGTGGGTCGGGACGGCGACCGTCACGAGGTCACAGCGCTCGCACAGCGTCTCGAGATCAACCGGATCGGTCTCGTATCGCTCGGCGACTCGCTCGGCGATCCCGTCGTCGTGGTCGGTGACGCCGGCGAGTTCGACGGTCGGCAGTTCACCGTAGACGCGTGCGTGGTTCTCGCCCATGGAGCCGACGCCGATGACGCCGGCCCGGATCGGTTCCTCGGTCGTCGCGTTCGCTCGGTGGTCCGTACTCATTGGGTAGCAAAGTGATCGCGCACTGCTTCGACGACGGTCCGTCGGTCGCGCTCGGTCAGGCCGGGATGGACGGGCAGGGAGAGGACTTCGTCGGCGGCTCGTTCGGCCTGCGGCAGCGACGCCGCGGCCGCGCTGACCGTCTCGTAGGCCGGCTGGCGGTGGATCGGCGTCTCGTAGTAGATGCCGGTCCCGACCTCCCGCTCGGCGAGAGTCGACTCGAGGGCGTCCCGTTCGTCGGTCCGAACCGTATACTGGTGGTAGACGTGCCGGGAGTTCGTCGGCTCCGTCGGCGTCTCGAGGGACAGATCGGCGAGCCGATCGTCGTAGTAGGCGGCGGTTTCACGCCTGTCGCGGTTGAACTCCGAGAGCCGCTCGAGTTGGACGCGGCCGATCGCCGCCGCGACGCTCGTCATCCGGTAGTTATGGCCGAGATTGACATGCTCGTAGCCGCCGGTCCCGCTCACGTCCCGGCCGTGGTTGACGTAGCTCGCCGTGCGGGTGGCGATATCGTCGCGATCGGTGACGATCATTCCGCCCTCGCCGGTGGTCATGTTCTTCGTCGGGTAAAACGAGAAACACGCAGCGTCGCCGAACTCGCCGACGCGTCGGCCGTCGACCTTCGCCCCGTGGGCCTGACAGGCGTCCTCGACGACGAACAGGTCATGTTCGTCCGCCAGCTCGCACAGCGCCGGCATGTCTGCTGGGAGACCATAGAGGTGAACGGGGAGGATCCCGACGATATCGTCCCGCTCGCCGAGGACACGTTCGACGTCGGCCGGGTCCAGCGTGTACGTCTCGGGATCGATATCAGCGAAGACGGGGTTGCCCCCCGCCAGTCGAATCGCGTTCGCACTCGCCACGAAGGAAAACGGCGAGGTGATCACCGCGTCGCCCTCCTCGATCCCGATGGCCTCAAGCGCTGCGTGGAGGGCGGTCGTCCCGTTGGCGGTTGCGACCGCCTCATCCGTCCCGCAGTAGCCGGCAAATTCCTCTTCGAAGGCCCTCACTTCCGGCCCATCGGCGAGCCGACCGTCCTCGAGAACCGACTCGACGTGCTCGATGGCGTCGGTACTGAGCTCAGGATCGGCGATCGGAACCGGCGTCGACGCGTCGTCGCGGTCGAGTTCGGTCTCAGCGCCCGCCGTCTCGGCCCCCGTACCGGTGCTGGTGGCGGCCTCGATACTCCGGTCGGACTCGGGGTTCGTTTCGGTGTCAGTCATGCGAGCTGGTTCGCCCCCTCGAGCGGGTCCGGTAGCTCCTGAACTGTCGCTGGGGTTCCGACGGCCATACTATCGGCCGGAACGTCCTCTGTGACGATGGCTCCAGCCGCGACGAAGGCGTTCTCGCCGATCGTCACGCCGGGCAACAGCGTCGCGTTCGCGCCGACCGACGCGCCGTCCTCGATCGTCGGCCCCTCGAGACCATCGTCGGTTCGGATGGGGTACTCGTCGTTGGTCAGCACGGCTCCCGGGCCAACGAAGACGTTGCTGCCGATCGACGTCTCGGTCGGGACGTAGACGTTCGTCTGGAGGCTGACGTGCGAGCCGATCGTCGTCTGCCCGTCGATAACCGTTTTGGTCCCGACGAGCACGTCGTCGCCGATTGCCGTCCCTTCGCGGACCAGAACGTCGTGGCCCGTTGCGAACTCGTCGCCGATCGTCACGTCGCCGTAGACGATCGAGCCAGCTCTGATCGTCGCGTCGTCACCGATTCTGGTCGGCTCGTCGAACTCGCCGTAGCCGACCGTCGCGTCGTCGTCGATCGTACAGCAGTCGCCGTGAACGATGTCGCGTACTGCCTCGCTCATCGCTGGCCACCTCCGTCAGCACGGGAGTCGTCCCAGTTCTCGCTCGAGTGAACGCGACGAATCGTGGCGTCCGTTCGGACCGCTACTCGAGATCGTGGTTGGTCGCGTATTCGTTTCATAGTGTTAATCGATACCCGCGTGGGCAATCGTGCTCAAACAGCCGGTAACGAAGCTTTGTTATCCCCGGCCTGCAGGTCCCGTAGCCGCGAACTACAGTATCAGCGAGACGGACAACCGATGCTCGCCGGAAACTCCCCCGCTTGCGCCCGCGAGTGACCAATCGCACCAGCTTTGATCCGCGAAACGTCGAGTTAGGCGTCAGTCACGGCCGCTAACTGGTACAATTCCCTTTCGGACGGGTAGCAGAGTGATAGTAAAGTGGTACAGTCTGGCATCGTGTGCTGTGAGGAATCCGACCACACCCGTCAGACGGGAACGGGATCTGATCCGATCCGAGGAGGGCACACATGGCTGATAGCGAACTCACGCAAGCGAAACTGTTCGATGTATTTAGCAACGCGCGCAGGCGCCGAACGGTCCAGTATCTGAAACGACAGGGCGGCTCCTGCGATCTCGCACCGCTCGTCCAGCAGGTAGCCGCCTGGGAGAACGACACCAACCCCGACGACGTGACCCGGACACAGCGCCGGCGGGTCTACATCTCGCTGTATCAGACCCACCTGCCGATGCTCGAAGATCACGGGATTGTCGACTGGGATCCGGACGGTCACGAGATCGAGCTCCTGCCGAGCGAGGACCGATTCGAACCGTATCTCGACCGGCACCTTGATGATCAGCGGCCGTGGCATCAGTTCTACGCGGCCGTGGCGACAGTCGGCGTCATCGCGTTCGGGCTTTCGGCACTCGCGATCGGTCCGCTGACGACGGCCACCGCGCCGGTCGTTGCACTGGTGATCTGTGTCGTCATCCTCGTTCTCTCGGCAACACAGTACGTCTCACGTCGCCCGGGAATCGATCTCCCGTTCGGTCGTGCGAGCCGCTAACACCGTTCGTGCCGCCCTCTACACGGTATCAGTCAGGCCCCCGTCCTTCGATACGCCAGCGCCGTCCCCTCCTGTCCTCCATGCGATTCCTGTCGCTCTCGAATACATAGTTGATTCGTCGGGGGCTGGCAGTTGATTCGCCAAGACGGGCTGGCGGTCGTCGGCCGACTGCATACTATCGCCCTACCGAACCCACCGGGGCGTTCCCCGTCGGAGCGACGAACCCAGCCTCGAGTCGAGGCCGACCCGCGACGGGACGCTCCAGTTGCCAGTCCCACAAGAGAGTCACTCCCCGGTCACCGATACCCAGAAGTGGGTCTCCTCAGCGGCGTTCTCGTTCGTCGGCGTCGCCGGCGGTTCGTCCTCGTAGAGCAATACGCTGATTCGAACCGTTTCGCCCGACTCCGCCGTCGGTGTGATCGTCCGCTCCCCGGTTCCCGTCGCGCCGTC
This genomic stretch from Natrinema sp. SYSU A 869 harbors:
- a CDS encoding Gfo/Idh/MocA family oxidoreductase — translated: MSTDHRANATTEEPIRAGVIGVGSMGENHARVYGELPTVELAGVTDHDDGIAERVAERYETDPVDLETLCERCDLVTVAVPTHAHYETVSTCLEAGVHVLVEKPISKTVEQGYTLAEQAREAGLVLQVGHIERFNPAVQTVEELIDDLDVISVEAERLGPPIDRTAPGNVIFDLMVHDVDIVGSLLDDRPHSVAAMGVNDGRYATATIEYDDAIATVTASRVTQKKVRKLTVTARECLVEVDYLEQSVLIHRDSYPEYLTDDGQSRYRHESVVERPRVDSGEPLRNELESFVEAVRTGAEPEVTAEDGIAALETVQLIDRLATGPSEETDDEPPQEREVEV
- a CDS encoding DegT/DnrJ/EryC1/StrS family aminotransferase, producing MTDTETNPESDRSIEAATSTGTGAETAGAETELDRDDASTPVPIADPELSTDAIEHVESVLEDGRLADGPEVRAFEEEFAGYCGTDEAVATANGTTALHAALEAIGIEEGDAVITSPFSFVASANAIRLAGGNPVFADIDPETYTLDPADVERVLGERDDIVGILPVHLYGLPADMPALCELADEHDLFVVEDACQAHGAKVDGRRVGEFGDAACFSFYPTKNMTTGEGGMIVTDRDDIATRTASYVNHGRDVSGTGGYEHVNLGHNYRMTSVAAAIGRVQLERLSEFNRDRRETAAYYDDRLADLSLETPTEPTNSRHVYHQYTVRTDERDALESTLAEREVGTGIYYETPIHRQPAYETVSAAAASLPQAERAADEVLSLPVHPGLTERDRRTVVEAVRDHFATQ
- a CDS encoding acyltransferase; translation: MSEAVRDIVHGDCCTIDDDATVGYGEFDEPTRIGDDATIRAGSIVYGDVTIGDEFATGHDVLVREGTAIGDDVLVGTKTVIDGQTTIGSHVSLQTNVYVPTETSIGSNVFVGPGAVLTNDEYPIRTDDGLEGPTIEDGASVGANATLLPGVTIGENAFVAAGAIVTEDVPADSMAVGTPATVQELPDPLEGANQLA